A region of Labeo rohita strain BAU-BD-2019 chromosome 2, IGBB_LRoh.1.0, whole genome shotgun sequence DNA encodes the following proteins:
- the npc1 gene encoding LOW QUALITY PROTEIN: NPC intracellular cholesterol transporter 1 (The sequence of the model RefSeq protein was modified relative to this genomic sequence to represent the inferred CDS: deleted 2 bases in 1 codon), which produces MRVTLEKSCGVRGAMLLLGRKQLFCLLWAVILLSQWVHGQHCIWYGECGNSTAVQEKKLNCNYTGPPIPLVDEEGQGLLQELCPGLVYGDNEVCCDTQQLRTLKNNIQLPLQYLSRCPACFFNFMTLFCELTCSPRQSDFVNSTKFTEFNKTESNVDEVSYYITQTFANAMYNACKDVQAPSTNIKALSLLCGRDASECTPNNWIQYLFDIHNGQVPFAIDPQFSDVPTAGMTPMNNVTFNCTQSLEDGSGPCSCQDCTGACGPTPVPPPILPPWTILGQDAMTVIMWCSYVGFLIVFFGVVLAAWCYRRRMVTSEYGPILDSNQPLSLNSDGTNFVGDATCCETLGERFENCLRVLFSSWGSLCVRHPLTVILTSVVLVSICSAGLTYMRITTNPVELWSSPSSRARQEKDYFDQHFGPFFRTEQLIITTPVNASFNFSTITSQIIPFSSILNISLLHQVLDLQTEITNLSAEYKGETVTFKDICISPLAPYNDNCTILSVLNYFQNSHEVLNHEVSDEFLVYFDYHTHFLYCVSSPMALDDTSTLHDPCMGTFGGPVFPWLALGGYEGTDYNNATALVITFPVTNYLNDTEKLGKALAWEKVFIDFVKNYDNPNLTISFSSERSIEDEIDRESDSDVTTIVISYVIMFVYISLALGHINSFRTLLVDSKISLGIAGILIVLSSVACSLGIFSYVGIPLTLIVIEVIPFLVLAVGVDNIFIIVQTYQRDERMPEEELHQQIGRILGEVAPSMFLSSLSETVAFFLGALSSMPAVRTFSLFAGLAVFIDFLLQISCFVSLLGLDIKRQEANRPDILCCVKLSDGQQGRSEGCLFLFFKKIYAPFILKDWVRPLVVAVFVGMLSFSIAVVNKVEIGLDQRLSMPDDSYVLDYFGNLSEYLHTGAPVYFVVEDGHDYKTSEGQNAVCGGVGCNNNSLVQQIYTASLLNNYWIQSTSNDFSSQKFLGISVLTNIFSFPCSGHAAYSTAVDLKENYTDVGATYFMSYHTILKTSSDFIDALKMARELTDNITQAIGPQNKTYSVFPYSVFYVFYEQYLTIIYDTAFNLGVSLAAIFVVSTVLLGFELWSAVLVSFTIAMILVNMFGVMWLWDISLNAVSLVNLVMCCGISVEFCSHIVRAFSVSTRSSRAERAEEALAHMGSSVFSGITLTKFGGILILALSKSQIFQIFYFRMYLSIVLLGAAHGLIFLPVLLSYAGPSVNKAKVMAAHDRLVGTERERLIY; this is translated from the exons ATGAGAGTTACTCTAGAGAAGAGCTGTGGAGTCAGAGGAGCGATGCTTCTGCTGGGGAGAAAACAGCTTTTCTGTCTTTTATGGGCCGTAATTTTATTATCACAGTGG GTGCATGGCCAGCACTGTATCTGGTATGGTGAATGTGGTAATTCCACTGCTGTTCAAGAGAAGAAGTTAAACTGCAATTATACAGGCCCACCTATACCTTTAGTTGATGAAGAAGGACAGGGCCTGCTACAG GAGCTATGCCCAGGACTGGTTTATGGGGACAATGAagtttgctgtgacactcaacAGCTCAGGACGTTGAAAAACAATATTCAGCTCCCCCTTCAGTACCTATCCAG GTGTCCAGCATGTTTCTTCAACTTCATGACCCTGTTTTGCGAGCTTACCTGCAGTCCCAGACAGAGTGATTTCGTCAATTCCACAAAGTTCACTGAATTTAACAAAACCGAAAGTAATGTGGATGAGGTGTCGTACTATATCACCCAGACCTTTGCCAATG CCATGTATAATGCCTGCAAGGATGTTCAAGCCCCCTCCACCAATATCAAAGCCCTCAGTCTGTTATGTGGGAGAGACGCTAGTGAGTGCACTCCCAACAACTGGATCCAGTACTTGTTCGATATCCACAATGGCCAAGTCCCCTTCGCGATTGACCCGCAATTCTCAG ATGTACCCACCGCAGGCATGACTCCAATGAACAACGTGACGTTTAACTGTACACAGTCTCTGGAAGATGGGTCAGGGCCCTGCTCGTGTCAGGACTGCACTGGAGCGTGTGGCCCCACACCCGTG CCCCCCCCAATCCTTCCACCCTGGACCATCCTCGGCCAGGACGCCATGACCGTCATCATGTGGTGTTCTTATGTAGGCTTCCTTATCGTCTTCTTTGGAGTCGTGCTAGCGGCATGGTGTTACAG GAGGAGGATGGTCACATCTGAATATGGCCCAATTCTTGATAGCAACCAGCCCCTCTCCCTAAACTCAGATGGCACAAATTTTGTCg GTGATGCTACGTGCTGTGAGACATTGGGCGAACGTTTTGAGAACTGTCTCCGCGTTCTCTTCAGCAGCTGGGGCTCCCTGTGTGTGCGTCACCCCTTAACTGTGATCCTGACCAGCGTGGTGCTAGTGTCAATCTGCTCAGCCGGACTGACCTACATGCGCATCACAACCAACCCGGTGGAGCTCTGGTCATCTCCCAGCAGCAGGGCCAGGCAGGAGAAGGACTATTTTGACCAGCACTTTGGACCGTTTTTCCGCACTGAGCAGCTCATCATCACCACCCCAGTGAATGCGTCATTCAATTTTTCAACCATCACTTCACAAATCATCCCCTTCTCCTCCATCCTGAACATATCACTCCTCCATCAG GTGTTGGATCTCCAGACAGAAATTACAAACCTATCAGCTGAATATAAGGGAGAGACAGTGACTTTTAAAGACATCTGTATTTCTCCACTGGCTCCTTACAATGACAATTGTACCATTTTAAGTGTGTTGAACTACTTCCAGAACAGCCATGAAGTCCTGAATCATGAAGTTTCTGATGAGTTCCTTGTCTACTTTGACTACCACACTCATTTTCTGTATTGTGTCAG TTCTCCAATGGCACTGGATGACACAAGTACCTTACATGACCCCTGCATGGGTACATTTGGAGGACCAGTTTTCCCCTGGCTTGCTCTTGGGGgttatgagg gcacGGACTACAACAACGCCACAGCTCTAGTGATCACCTTTCCTGTCACCAACTACCTAAATGACACAGAAAAACTAGGCAAAGCTTTGGCATGGGAGAAAGT GTTTATCGACTTTGTGAAGAACTACGACAACCCCAACCTGACCATCTCATTCAGCTCAGAGCGCAGCATTGAAGACGAGATTGACCGTGAGAGCGACAGTGATGTCACCACCATCGTGATCAGCTATGTCATCATGTTTGTCTACATCTCGCTGGCTCTGGGACACATTAACAGCTTTCGTACCCTGCTG GTCGACTCCAAAATCTCTCTGGGTATTGCCGGTATCCTGATCGTGTTGAGTTCAGTAGCATGTTCGCTGGGTATTTTCAGCTACGTCGGCATCCCCCTCACACTTATCGTCATTGAGGTCATTCCCTTCCTCGTGCTGGCTGTGGGTGTGGACAACATCTTTATCATTGTACAAACATACCAG AGAGATGAGCGAATGCCTGAGGAGGAGCTTCATCAGCAGATTGGACGTATACTTGGAGAGGTGGCTCCCAGCATGTTCCTCTCTTCATTGTCTGAGACAGTTGCTTTCTTTTTAG GTGCTCTGTCTAGCATGCCTGCGGTGAGGACGTTCTCTCTATTCGCTGGTCTGGCCGTCTTCATAGACTTCCTCCTGCAGATCAGCTGCTTTGTGTCTCTGCTGGGCCTGGACATCAAGAGACAAGAG GCAAATCGGCCGGATATATTATGCTGTGTAAAGTTGTCTGATGGACAGCAGGGAAGATCAGAAGGTTGTCTGTTCctcttttttaagaaaatatatgcTCCTTTCATCTTGAAGGATTGGGTGCGCCCCCTGGTG GTTGCTGTGTTTGTGGGAATGCTGTCATTTAGTATAGCTGTTGTTAATAAAGTGGAGATTGGACTAGATCAGAGATTGTCAATGCCTGAT GACTCCTATGTGTTGGATTATTTTGGGAATCTGAGTGAGTACCTGCACACTGGGGCTCCGGTTTACTTTGTGGTAGAAGACGGACATGACTACAAAACGTCTGAGGGTCAGAATGCAGTGTGTGGTGGAGTGGGCTGCAACAACAACTCTCTAGTCCAGCAAATTTATACCGCATCTCTCTTGAATAACTA TTGG ATTCAATCCACTTCAAATGATTTTAGCTCACAAAAATTTTTAGGAATCTCGGTTTTGACTAATATCTTTTCTTTCCCATGCAGTGGTCATGCTGCATACAGCACTGCTGTGGATCTCAAAGAAAACTACACTGATGTAGGTGCCACCTACTTCATGAGCTATCACACCATCTTAAAAACCTCATCTGACTTCATTGATGCCTTGAAGATGGCACGAGAGCTTACAGACAACATTACACAGGCCATCGGACCACAAAACAAGACTTACAGTGTCTTCCCTTACAG TGTATTCTACGTCTTCTATGAACAGTATCTTACGATCATCTATGACACTGCTTTTAACCTTGGCGTGTcgttggcggccatctttgtggTGTCTACAGTACTTTTGGGCTTTGAGCTGTGGTCGGCAGTACTGGTGTCCTTCACCATTGCCATGATTCTGGTCAACATGTTTGGAGTCATGTGGTTGTGGGATATCAGCCTCAACGCGGTCTCATTGGTCAACCTTGTCATG TGTTGTGGCATATCAGTGGAGTTCTGCAGTCATATTGTGAGAGCTTTCTCTGTCAGTACCAGGAGCTCAAGGGCTGAGCGGGCAGAGGAGGCGCTGGCACACATGGGCAGCTCT GTGTTCAGTGGCATCACCCTCACTAAATTTGGTGGGATCCTGATTCTCGCCCTGTCCAAATCCCAGATCTTCCAGATTTTCTACTTCCGCATGTATCTCTCAATAGTCCTGCTAGGAGCTGCTCACGGCCTCATCTTTCTGCCTGTATTACTCAGTTATGCAG gcccatctgtaaataaagcaaaagtcATGGCTGCTCACGACAGGCTTGTGGGTACAGAAAGAGAGCGACTTATCTACTAA